From the genome of Pseudobdellovibrionaceae bacterium:
GTCATGCTTGTGGAAAAAAATTTACGAATGGCCACCGTGGTTCCATTTCTTGCGCAGGGAGGAATCACCACATGAATGCGGTACCCGTTAGGCAATCGTGCATCTAAACAAGGCTCTTCGTCGTTAATTTTTCGCCCTACACTTTGAGCAATATTGTTTACCGCCGCACGAAGAGAGTCTTCGTCAGAAAACTGTGAATCCGTCTCTACTATTTTACCAGATCTTTCGACCCAAATTTGTTTGTGCCCGTTAATCATAATTTCGCTAACGCTTTCGTCCTCTAAAAGATGGGCGATGGGTGCTAGAAAATTTTTTAAACTGCTTTCAAAAATACTGTTATCAGACATTAAGCCTTCTTTTGTAAAAAATTAATGAACAACGACTTGCTTGTTTTTATACTGCTCGCACTCTAACATTTCTAAACCTACTTCTATGGCTAAATACTTTAAAATTAAAGAGGGAAAAGCCTCTAGCGCGACCTTTAATTTTGTCGGGTCAGAGTCACAACTATTAACTATGTCTACGGCTTTATCACATTCCTTTCGATGACGCTTGGCCTTGTTTAAAAATAACTGCCAATCCATTTGCAATACCTCATCAATACAGCTCATAGAATCTAATGCGTTAAATAATAACTCCAAATTGCCTTGTAAATACATACATCTCCCTAGATGTAAGCTCTATCGGCAAGTTTTTATCAAAACAGAACTGCTCTTTAAAAAAAACTGTCTCAAAATGAACAGGAACAATCCCACTTTTTACTTTTGGTACCTTTCTTGCAGATTAACGCATTAACGCATTAATGTATTAATACAAAACTGTATAGCTAACTGTTTTTAAGGAGCCTATGTTTTCACTATTCACTATGTCAAATAAGAAGAACCTGCTTATATTTTGGTGTATTAGCCTATTTTTTATATCTTCTGCAATGGCTCTTGCCGACCGCACAATGGCCCCTACTGACCGCGGTAATTGGCAATCTAGTGACCAAAAAATTGACAAAAAACAAGAGTTTTACTCTCACCTTTGTCAGTTACAAGTTTATATGCTCGACCCCTCATACCAAAAAACCATTAAGAAAAAATATGCAACCACCGTGCTTTTTTCAAAAGCCTTGTTGAAACAATATAACCCTTTGGCAACCGCCGACTATACTGTGCAAAGCCTGTTAGACAGGTCTATGGTGCTATCTCCATTTTCGATTTCTAATTCGGCAAATGTTTTTAAAAAAGAATTAGAAGCTTATAGTGTTGCACAACTATCTAGCCATATAAACCGCTTTGCACAATTTTTAAAACACCCCGTTAAAAACCAAGCATTAAACTCTTGTCTAAATAAGCAGTACCCGAAAATAAATATACAAACACCACTTGCATCTATAGGTAAGCGACAAAAGCTATTAACGCAGTTAAGAAACACTGCTCTTTTGTATCAAAAATGGATTAAAAACAGTAAAAAACAAAATTCTTATACTAAGCTGTCCAACGCTGTTGAAAAAATTCATAACGATATTGCCAACAAACCTTTGCATAGTGTTTTAATTAATTTTCAATCTAAGTGGTCTGTAAAACTAAAGCATTCTCTACTGCCCCAACTAACTTCTTTGGGGCAATCTTTAATTGCCAATTCATCAAGCTTTACAAAAAAAACTCATAAATTATTAGACAAAAAACTACACTCCTCTATTGCCAGCTTACAAAAACTAACAAAAAAGGTTTGTCAAAAAAAAGTGACTAACTTGCATCACGATGTATTTGCTGTGGAAGAGGCTGTTTTAAAACACAGCTCTAAAGTTACCTTTCCCCTTCCTGTAATTTCTGAAGATTTAGCTGCATACTGCTACTTAAATCAAAAGCACCCCAAAAAAAAAATAGGTTCTAGTTGGAAATCTGATACCGGGCTAGGAATCTTTGGAGTCGCCTTTATTGCTCGTATTTTTAATTGGATTGGAAAAAAAACACTTATAGCCTCAAGTCTTACCAGTACTGCGCTGTTTTCTGCAGACACTTATAATAATTGGAAAATTAATTCCTCTCAAAAAACACTATATGATATACAAAAATATCACTCTATAACTAGTGCAAAAACTTTAAAAACTTTAAAAAAAGATCAAGACTTAGTACACCTAGATTCTGGCTTGTTGCTTTTACCCTCTTTAGTATCAAAAATAACTAACTTTGTTCAAGCTAGAAAAATACAAAGGCTTTCTTCTTTGTTTAAACAAAATTCCGCAAAGACTACTAATTATTTTTTAAAAACATATATAAACAGCCCCTCCAAGTGGTGGCCTTATTATAACTCTTTAATTAAAAATTTAAAAATTAAAGAACTTAAACAATTTTTTTGGGCAAAGCATGATCGCCTAAAACCTTTAAGAGTTAGTAAGTCCTATGCCATTAGAAAAAAGGCCAGCGAGTTTTTTTCTAGAATTAATCAAAATTATATAGCTCCTGCCCGATATTTAACCGATAAAGATTTTGTAAAAACTTTGATCTTCTTAAAAAACGGCAAAGGGGCAATTGCTTCTGCAGAGACAAAGGCAGGCTTACAATATATACAAAAATTACTTAAAAAAACACATCTTTATACAGTAAATGTAAATAAAATAATAACTCAGTCCATAGAGGCCACTGCACAATTAAAAAAATTGAAATCCCTGCGTATTAAACCTAAGTACTTTGCCAACAATAAAAAGGTAACAATTAACAGTTGGCCTATTGCAAAAAATGGCGAGATGGTAAAAGTGAAAACATTTACATTTAATTCTTACAATGAATACAAATCGTTTTTTGCAGAGTTAAAAATAAAATCCAATTACCTGCCTACGCGAGCTATTGATGATTTATTACAAAAAAAACGGCTTTATGCAGAGCAGTTAAAGCAGGGAAGTAATATTAGAAGGCTACAAATTATAACTGATAAATTACAATTACTGCAAAAAACACAAAAATTAAACGCTTCTCAATTAAAAATATTAGCGTCTGTAAAAAGTGCATTAAAAAATGCAAACATCTACCCTCCCAACAGAGCTTTTAAAAAGATTTTTTTAAAAGAGCTAAGTGCAGAAGTGCATTATTTAAAACAAGGCATACAAAACAGAAAAGCTTTTGTAAAAAAAGCCTATTCCAGCTTTCCTGAAAAAAATGTTGAAGCCCTATACGCAACCACTTCTTTTTTAACCAATCATTTAAAGCAAGTTGTATGGACTGGTGTAAGTATCGCCGTGGTGGGCGGAACTGCTAAAGGTGTGCAGAAATTTGGTTTGGATTATATTATAGCTCAATTTCAAGATAAAATGCGCCGCATTGATAGAATATTTACTTCTTCCGGTTACACCGGCGAGGAAAAAGATTGTGCACTTAATTCAGAAAGCTTTAAAAAATTTATGCTTTGCTATAATAAATTAATTAAACAAGAGGTAAAAGTCGACATTTTAAGACTAAGAAATTTTGAATTTTTGCAAGACAAAGACATAGATGAAAAAGATACTCAGGAATACCGGTTGAAATTATACTCTTCTATTAAGAAAAAATTGCAAAAATATACCTATGGGTTATTGTCACTGCGATCTCAATTTAGCACACAAGAGCTTTTTTATAACTCGCAAATACAAATAAACAATGCTTTAAGTGAGCAGTTTATTTACCAAGTGCTAAAAAGTATTAAAAAACATTTGGGAGAAAAAAGTTTTCAGTATGCAAAATCCATTTTAACTACGAACGCAGAAAGAAAAGCCTCTTTTAAACAAATTACTAACCTTAGTAAAATAGTTGATACTGGTGCTACAAATATTATCTTGCTGCAAAATATCCTTTACCAAGTTTACAGTAATCAAAAAAAATATAGTTTGTACTTTAAAAATACAGGACAATTACCTATAGAGTTACGAGCCTTAATAAAAAATAAAGATCTTATTGAATTACAAGAATTAAATGAGTCTGAAAAATTTAATATTCTTTCTGGCGGATTGTTAGAAAATGTAGACTTTTTGCAAAACCTAGTGTTTTAATCAATTTATGGATTTATTAAAGGCCCTACATAAAAACCCCTTTGTGTTGGCTCCTATGGCGGGCATTACCGACGCTCCTTTTCGCTCTTTTATGAAAGAAATGGGCTGTGGCATAATGACCACAGAGTTAATCTCGGCCACGGGCCTTAAATTTAACAGCGAAAAAACCAAAAAACTAATGGCTTTCAGCCAAGATCAACAACCCGTAGGGGTTCAGTTGTTTGGAACCGATTTAAAAGATTTAGAATACGCCTCTAAATATATAGAAGACCAAGGGGCCAGCTTTATTGACATAAATCTTGGCTGCCCCGTTAACAAAGTAGTAAAAAAGGGTGCAGGGTCTGCCTTGTTAAAAGATTTAAAAACACTTTCTGGTATTTTTTCTTGTATAAAAAAAGCGGTTAACATACCAGTAACTGCAAAAATCAGAACCGGCTGGGACTCTCAAAGTAGAAATTCTTTAGAGGTGGCCACCCTCGCCTATAATGAAGGCTTAACTTGGGTGAGCATACATGGTCGCACAAGGGCTCAAGGCTACAGTGGTCTTGCCGACTGGGAGTATATTAAATCCGTAAAAAAAGACAGCCCCATACCTATTATTGGTAACGGTGACATTCACACCTACCAAGATGCAATTAATTATTTAAACACTTCCCAGTGCGATGCTGTAATGATTGGCCGTGGCTGCTTAAAAAATCCTTGGATATTTTTAGAGGCCAGCAAAAAACAAACGCTTACTCGAAATTTTTCGCAACTATTTAAAACGCTCGCCAAACACTTTGAACAATACGAAGAACGCATACAACTATTACAAATAAAAAAATTATCCGCTTGGTATTCGGCAGGATATAGAAATTCTACAGAATTTAGAAAAGAAATTTTTCAAATAAAAGAAAAACAAAATTTACTTAATGCCGTAGAACAATTTTTTATAAATATGCACGAGGCACCCAAAGACACAAGAAATGAAAACTTTTTGATGGGTGGTCATGGCTAAAAAAATCTTTACTAAATAAATTTATTTTTTTTTGACCACAATACGCTTTTAACAATAGCCTCTTTGGCTAAGCCTGGAGTAAAATTTAATTCTTTTTGAGCCTTAGTAGAATCAAACCAGTGGTATAGGCTGGCGACTTTTACCTTTTCTAAAGTAAATGGAAAGGAGATTTTAATATAAGACAATATATCGCCAATAAACCCTAAGATATAAAATAAAAACTGAGGTACTTTTAAAAAGGGGCTTTGCACATTAGCTGCTTTAGAAATGCTTTGTAATAAGTGTTGTATCTCTATGTTTTCGCCAGACAAAATATAACGCTCACCTATTTTACCTAAAGTTGTAGAATTAATAATAGCTTGTACCACATTTTCCACACCAACTACACTAACCCCTCCCTGGGTATAAAAAGGTAATTTTCCTTTAGCCGCTAGTTTTTGTAATTTTCGACTATCCTTTTTTACATCCCCTTCGCCATATACTGTAGAGGGGTTTAGTATTACCGCCGGTAGATTTTCGTTCTGTACAGCAAAGCGCACTAATTCTTCTGCTCGTTTTTTAGTATCAAAATACGAAAGCTTGTTTAACTTGTCCTCATAAACACTATCTTCATTTAAAATTTCTTTATTAGCACTAGCCCCCACAGCTACCACCGAACTAACATAAATTAATCGCTTTATAGAATGCCTTAAACACGCTTGAATAACATGCCTTGTGCCTTCTACATTAATTTTTTCCATTAAAGCTTTGTCTTTATGACTAGAAGAAATTAAACCAGCAAGATGAAAAACATAATCTTTTCCTTGTATCGCTTTATCTAAACTACTGGGGTCGGTTACATCGCCTTGCACATAAGTTACAGAAGAACCTAAAGACAAAAAAGCCTCTAAATTACTAGAGGCTCTGTGTAAAATACAAACTAAATAATTTTTTTTAACAAGAGCTTTAACTAAATGAGTTCCTATAAACCCCGTAGCTCCTGTTACTAAAATTTTTTGCATATAAAAATACTATTCTCTAACAATTTTTACGCTTTTCATTTTTATTTCTTCTAAAGGGCGATCTTGAGCACCTACAGGTGTGGATCCAATGGCCTTAACCACATCTAAACCTTCAACCACTTCGCCAAACACTGTGTGTCTGTCATCTAAATGAGGAGTTGGCGCTAAAGTAATAAAAAACTGACTGCCATTGGTTCCTGGCCCTGCATTGGCCATAGAAAGTATTCCTACTTTACTATGTCGTAATTCTGGGTGAAATTCATCAGCAAATTGGTAGCCTGGGCCTCCCATTCCTGTTCCCGTAGGGTCTCCTGTTTGAATCATAAAATTATCAATTACCCGATGAAAAATAATGCCATCGTAGTAAGACCCTTTCTTTTTTTCTTGAGTTTTAACATCTGTAAATTCTTTTTTTCCCTCGGCTAGTTCAACAAAGTTAGCTACCGTTTTTGGCGCTCGCTTGTTAAATAATTTAATTTTAATAGCTCCTTTATCTGCACCGGCTTGAGTTACATTAATGATTGCGTACATACTGCCCCCTGTTGTTGTTTTAACTTCCTCTTGTTCTGATCCTCTTCTCTGGTTTTGCTTTGTTGTGGCATACCACATTGCTGCTACTAAAATTACCAAA
Proteins encoded in this window:
- the dusB gene encoding tRNA dihydrouridine synthase DusB: MDLLKALHKNPFVLAPMAGITDAPFRSFMKEMGCGIMTTELISATGLKFNSEKTKKLMAFSQDQQPVGVQLFGTDLKDLEYASKYIEDQGASFIDINLGCPVNKVVKKGAGSALLKDLKTLSGIFSCIKKAVNIPVTAKIRTGWDSQSRNSLEVATLAYNEGLTWVSIHGRTRAQGYSGLADWEYIKSVKKDSPIPIIGNGDIHTYQDAINYLNTSQCDAVMIGRGCLKNPWIFLEASKKQTLTRNFSQLFKTLAKHFEQYEERIQLLQIKKLSAWYSAGYRNSTEFRKEIFQIKEKQNLLNAVEQFFINMHEAPKDTRNENFLMGGHG
- a CDS encoding SDR family NAD(P)-dependent oxidoreductase; the protein is MQKILVTGATGFIGTHLVKALVKKNYLVCILHRASSNLEAFLSLGSSVTYVQGDVTDPSSLDKAIQGKDYVFHLAGLISSSHKDKALMEKINVEGTRHVIQACLRHSIKRLIYVSSVVAVGASANKEILNEDSVYEDKLNKLSYFDTKKRAEELVRFAVQNENLPAVILNPSTVYGEGDVKKDSRKLQKLAAKGKLPFYTQGGVSVVGVENVVQAIINSTTLGKIGERYILSGENIEIQHLLQSISKAANVQSPFLKVPQFLFYILGFIGDILSYIKISFPFTLEKVKVASLYHWFDSTKAQKELNFTPGLAKEAIVKSVLWSKKNKFI
- a CDS encoding peptidylprolyl isomerase, producing the protein MWYATTKQNQRRGSEQEEVKTTTGGSMYAIINVTQAGADKGAIKIKLFNKRAPKTVANFVELAEGKKEFTDVKTQEKKKGSYYDGIIFHRVIDNFMIQTGDPTGTGMGGPGYQFADEFHPELRHSKVGILSMANAGPGTNGSQFFITLAPTPHLDDRHTVFGEVVEGLDVVKAIGSTPVGAQDRPLEEIKMKSVKIVRE